One window of the Devosia sp. 2618 genome contains the following:
- a CDS encoding aspartate-semialdehyde dehydrogenase, protein MGYRVAVVGATGNVGREVLNILAERKFPADEVIALASSRSIGREISYGDKILKAKNLDDFDFKGVDFAIMSAGGTISKEWAQRIAASGCIVIDNSSYWRYNSDVPLVVPEVNGNVLDRWLADPKRLNIIANPNCSTAQLVVALKPLHDFAKIKRVVVSTYQSVSGAGKEGVDELWNQTKGIFVNDSPGQGNKFPKQIAFNVIPQIDVFMEDGYTKEEWKVLAETKKILDPKIKVTCTAVRVPVFVGHSEAVNIEFENPISADEARDILREAPGISVIDKREAGGYATPVESVGEYDTFVSRIREDNTVENGLAIWVVSDNLRKGAALNTIQIAEELIARGLQPRKAAAA, encoded by the coding sequence ATGGGTTATCGCGTCGCTGTCGTCGGAGCCACGGGCAATGTGGGCCGTGAAGTTCTCAATATTCTGGCCGAGCGCAAGTTCCCCGCCGATGAGGTGATCGCGCTCGCGTCATCGCGTTCGATCGGGCGGGAAATTTCCTATGGCGACAAGATCCTCAAGGCAAAGAACCTTGATGATTTCGATTTCAAGGGCGTCGATTTCGCCATCATGTCGGCCGGTGGCACCATTTCCAAGGAATGGGCGCAGCGCATTGCCGCTTCTGGCTGCATCGTGATCGATAATTCCAGCTACTGGCGCTACAATTCGGACGTGCCGCTGGTGGTGCCTGAAGTGAACGGCAATGTGCTCGACCGCTGGCTGGCCGATCCAAAGCGCCTCAACATCATTGCCAATCCAAACTGCTCGACGGCCCAGCTGGTCGTGGCGCTCAAGCCCCTGCATGACTTTGCCAAGATCAAGCGCGTCGTCGTGTCGACCTACCAGTCCGTTTCGGGCGCCGGCAAGGAAGGCGTCGACGAGCTGTGGAACCAGACCAAGGGCATTTTCGTCAATGACAGCCCAGGGCAGGGCAACAAGTTCCCCAAGCAGATCGCCTTCAACGTCATCCCGCAGATCGATGTGTTCATGGAAGACGGCTACACCAAGGAAGAGTGGAAGGTCCTTGCTGAAACCAAGAAGATCCTCGATCCCAAGATCAAGGTGACCTGCACCGCCGTGCGCGTGCCGGTGTTCGTGGGCCATTCCGAAGCGGTCAATATCGAGTTCGAAAACCCGATCTCGGCCGACGAAGCCCGCGACATCCTGCGCGAAGCGCCCGGCATTTCGGTGATCGACAAGCGCGAGGCCGGTGGCTACGCGACGCCGGTTGAATCGGTTGGCGAATACGACACCTTCGTGTCGCGCATTCGCGAAGACAACACCGTCGAAAATGGCCTCGCCATCTGGGTCGTGTCGGACAATCTGCGCAAGGGCGCAGCGCTCAACACCATCCAGATCGCCGAAGAACTGATCGCCCGCGGCCTGCAGCCCCGCAAGGCCGCAGCGGCGTAA
- a CDS encoding EamA family transporter: MPPRDIALALGVVLVWGLNFVAIKWGVDEIPPYMLTALRYIGCALPAVFFIRRPKVGWMTLILYGLTVGVVQFGLLFTAIKLGMPAGLASLVMQMQVFFTMALAILALGDRPSPVQFGGAAIALIGLGTIGAEHVGGAVLVPLLLTLVAAFFWAISNIITKRAGKIDMLAFVVWGALVPPLPMLALSFIFEGPQAFTGLLSLSPQAIFSVLFIAYGSTLMGYGAWAVLLGRHPASIIAPFSLLVPVVGFAAAFVFLGEGVTMLEIAGSVLIFVGLVLNVFGPRLLARRKLA; this comes from the coding sequence ATGCCCCCTCGCGACATAGCTTTGGCCCTTGGTGTTGTCCTCGTCTGGGGGCTCAATTTCGTGGCCATCAAATGGGGTGTCGATGAGATCCCGCCCTATATGCTGACCGCTCTCCGCTATATCGGCTGTGCGCTGCCGGCAGTGTTTTTCATCCGCCGCCCCAAAGTGGGCTGGATGACGCTGATCCTTTATGGCTTGACCGTGGGCGTCGTGCAGTTCGGCCTACTGTTTACCGCCATTAAGCTGGGCATGCCGGCGGGGCTCGCCAGTCTCGTCATGCAGATGCAGGTGTTTTTCACCATGGCGCTGGCCATTCTGGCGCTGGGCGACCGCCCGTCGCCGGTGCAGTTTGGCGGCGCGGCCATTGCGCTGATCGGGCTGGGCACAATCGGGGCAGAACATGTCGGCGGGGCTGTGCTCGTGCCGCTGCTGCTGACGCTGGTCGCAGCGTTTTTCTGGGCCATTTCCAACATTATCACCAAGCGCGCCGGCAAGATCGACATGCTGGCCTTTGTGGTTTGGGGCGCTTTGGTGCCGCCACTGCCGATGCTGGCGCTGTCGTTTATTTTTGAGGGTCCGCAGGCCTTTACGGGGCTGCTGTCGCTCAGCCCGCAGGCGATCTTTTCGGTGCTGTTTATTGCCTATGGTTCGACGCTGATGGGCTATGGCGCCTGGGCGGTGCTGCTTGGTCGCCATCCGGCCAGCATTATCGCGCCGTTCTCGCTGCTGGTGCCGGTGGTTGGCTTTGCCGCCGCTTTCGTCTTTCTCGGCGAAGGCGTCACCATGCTTGAGATTGCCGGTAGCGTGCTGATCTTTGTCGGGCTGGTGCTCAACGTTTTCGGGCCGCGCCTGCTGGCCCGGCGAAAGCTGGCCTGA
- a CDS encoding EamA family transporter, with amino-acid sequence MPLRHVLLALFVVAIWGFNFVVIKLSVEALPPILAAALRFFCAALPAVFFVRPPKAPWWLVAGFGLAFGFALYSFLNLSIAWGMSAGLSSLVLQSQAFFTMALAFVILGERPRRMQVIGALIAFAGIAIIATERMAATALLPLGMTLMAAVSWGLANVLTKKAGRVNAVAFTVWGALAAPIPLLGLSLWVEGPQTVLSALAGFGWREMAIIAFLAYPATILAGAIWSWLLGQHPTSAVAPFTLLVPITGLLSGYLVFGETITLIEVGGGLLVIAGLIVTVIRGRASEPRVRFD; translated from the coding sequence ATGCCGCTTCGTCACGTTCTGCTGGCGCTGTTTGTCGTTGCCATCTGGGGCTTTAATTTCGTCGTCATCAAGCTCAGCGTCGAGGCGCTGCCGCCAATTCTGGCCGCCGCCCTGCGGTTTTTCTGCGCCGCGCTGCCGGCGGTGTTTTTCGTGCGACCGCCCAAGGCGCCGTGGTGGCTGGTGGCCGGGTTCGGGCTGGCCTTTGGCTTTGCGCTCTACTCGTTCCTCAACCTCTCGATTGCCTGGGGCATGTCGGCCGGCCTGAGTTCCCTGGTGCTGCAGTCGCAGGCGTTTTTCACCATGGCGCTGGCCTTTGTCATTCTGGGCGAACGGCCGCGCCGCATGCAGGTGATCGGCGCGCTGATCGCCTTTGCCGGCATTGCCATCATCGCCACCGAACGCATGGCCGCGACGGCGCTTTTGCCCTTGGGCATGACGCTGATGGCGGCGGTCAGCTGGGGTCTGGCCAATGTGCTGACCAAAAAGGCCGGGCGCGTCAATGCGGTGGCCTTCACCGTCTGGGGCGCGCTGGCGGCGCCCATTCCGCTATTGGGCCTGTCGCTCTGGGTCGAGGGGCCGCAAACCGTGCTTAGCGCATTGGCCGGTTTTGGCTGGCGCGAAATGGCGATCATCGCGTTTCTCGCCTATCCCGCCACCATTCTGGCCGGGGCGATCTGGAGCTGGCTGCTGGGCCAGCATCCAACCTCCGCCGTGGCGCCGTTTACGCTCCTGGTGCCAATCACTGGCCTGCTGTCGGGCTATCTGGTGTTTGGCGAAACCATCACGCTGATCGAAGTGGGCGGTGGACTGCTGGTCATTGCCGGGCTGATCGTTACCGTCATCCGCGGTCGGGCGAGCGAGCCGCGCGTGCGCTTCGACTAA
- a CDS encoding EF-hand domain-containing protein has product MHKIALSLAALALSASAVMAQTPTSFADVDTDGNGELSFVELQVAWPDLTQQEFDAADADNSGGLTPEELNSLQPSAIPATPSGTLDAPAAAPTDVSPGTPETIAN; this is encoded by the coding sequence ATGCATAAAATTGCCCTGAGCCTTGCTGCTCTCGCTCTGTCCGCCAGCGCCGTCATGGCGCAGACCCCCACCAGCTTCGCCGACGTCGACACCGACGGCAATGGCGAGCTCAGCTTTGTCGAGCTTCAGGTCGCCTGGCCTGATCTGACCCAGCAGGAATTCGATGCGGCCGATGCCGACAATAGCGGCGGCCTCACACCCGAAGAACTCAATAGCCTGCAGCCATCGGCTATTCCGGCCACGCCAAGCGGCACGCTTGACGCCCCGGCAGCGGCCCCGACCGATGTGTCGCCGGGCACACCGGAAACGATCGCCAACTAG
- a CDS encoding carbonic anhydrase: MHSFPEHLLKGHANFMAGRYLREKDRYRELADGGQTPTTMIIACCDSRAAPEMIFDAAPGEVFVLRNVANLVPTYQPDGGQHGTSAAIEFAVKALHIPNIVVMGHGRCGGIKAALNPDARPLDAGDFIGKWMSMLGELPGQLGTNSMMTATEQQTALERISIRNSIRNLRTFPYVAELEKAGKLAVHGAWFDISTGELWVMNNESGDFVRPQL; encoded by the coding sequence ATGCACAGCTTTCCTGAACACCTGCTCAAGGGCCACGCCAACTTCATGGCTGGTCGTTATTTGCGGGAAAAAGACCGCTATCGCGAACTTGCCGACGGCGGCCAAACCCCCACCACCATGATCATTGCCTGCTGCGACAGTCGCGCCGCACCCGAAATGATCTTCGACGCCGCGCCGGGCGAAGTCTTTGTCCTGCGCAACGTGGCGAATCTGGTCCCCACCTATCAGCCCGATGGCGGCCAGCACGGCACCTCGGCGGCCATCGAATTTGCCGTCAAGGCGCTGCACATCCCCAATATCGTGGTGATGGGCCATGGCCGCTGCGGTGGCATCAAGGCGGCGCTCAATCCTGATGCGCGTCCGCTTGATGCCGGCGACTTCATCGGCAAATGGATGAGCATGCTGGGCGAACTGCCCGGCCAGCTCGGCACCAATTCGATGATGACGGCCACCGAACAGCAGACCGCGCTCGAGCGCATCTCGATTCGCAACTCGATCCGCAACCTGCGCACCTTCCCCTATGTCGCCGAACTCGAAAAAGCGGGCAAATTGGCCGTCCATGGCGCCTGGTTTGACATTTCGACCGGCGAATTGTGGGTCATGAACAACGAGAGCGGCGATTTCGTTCGCCCCCAACTCTGA